Within the Nitrosococcus wardiae genome, the region AATACGAAAGGGGTGCTGGAGATGCGGGGCTTTCGGTTACAGGGGGAAGCCTATAAGGAAATTGAACTCCAGTTGTAATTTACCTTAGCGTGGACATGCCAATGGCGATACTTCCCCTGCCGAGAATTTGGCACCAGGAGAGTTCATGAGTTTGCCCGAGAATAGAGAGCCGGCTACTTTGAAGCAAATGGCGGAAGAGGTGCTGGATGAAGCCCAGACACTTGGGGCGACAGCGGCCGAGGTGGAGATTGGTGCGCAAATTGGTCTTTCGGTAAGCGTTCGCCTAGGCGAGGTAGAAACAGTAGCGCACCACAATGATAAGCGGCTTAGCGTGACGCTCTACTTCGGCCACCGAAAAGGCTCGGCAAGCACTTCTGACTTGCGCGCTGTAGCTCTGAAAGAGACGGTTCGTGAGGCAGCCTGTATTGCCCGCTATACTGCTCCTGATGCTTGCGCGGGATTAGCCGAACCCGAGCTGATGGCTCGGGAAATCCCGGATCTGGATCTCTGCCATCCTTGGGCATTGAGTGTGGAAGAGGCCATTGCCGTGGCTCGTCGCTGCGAGGAGGCGGGCCGTGGCTTTGACAATCGGATCGTCACCTCGGAGGGAGCGGATCTCTCTACTCGGGAGGGCTATCGGGTGTATGCCAATAGCCATGGCTTTTTGGGGGGGTATGCCAGCACTCGACATAGTTTGAGTTGCGCCCTGGTGGCCCGGACTGAAGCAGGAATGCAGCGGGATTACTGGTACACCACGGCCCGGGACTGGAGAGAACTGGAGTCTGCCGAAGCGGTGGGTACCAAAGCGGCTCAACGTACGGTAGCCCGCCTTAACCCGCGGCGCTTGCCGACGGGCATTGTGCCGGTGCTGTTTGCCGCGGAAGTGGCGTCCCGTTTGTTTGCCCATTTCGTTGCCGCAATTCGGGGTGGGGCTCTGTATCGCCGGTCCTCTTTTCTCCTTGACCATCTGGGCAAGCAAGTTTTTCCTTCTTTTCTCCACATTCACGAACAGCCTCACTTGCATAAGGCGCTGGGTAGTGCCGCCTTTGACAATGAGGGAGTGGCTACCCAAGCCCGGGATATCGTGATTGGCGGTGTGCTTCAAGGCTATGTTCTAGGCAGCTATGAGGCACGGAAACTGGGAATGAAAACGACTGGGAATGCCGGTGGGGTTCATAACCTTATCATCGATTCTGGCCAGCGGGATCAGCCTGCTCTCCTCAAGCAAATGAACCGTGGCTTCCTGGTGACCGAGTTAATGGGCATGGGGGTTAATTTAGTGACTGGTGATTATTCCCATGGGGCGGCCGGCTTTTGGGTAGAAAATGGTGAGATTCAGTTCCCGGTGAGCGAAATTACTCTCGCGAGCAATTTGCGGGATATGTTCTTGGGGATAGAGGACGTGGGTACGGATGTGGAAAAGCGGGGCAATATTCGCACCGGTTCCGTTTTAATCCAAGGGATGATGGTAGCCGGTAAATAGAGAAGCATTCTATCTCGGGCACCTGATAGCGCTTGCTTTTGCCGTTACTCTTCAGAGTCATTCAGCCAAAACTGCTCCAGTGTAGGATTGATTTCTTGGATTTTTGGCAGCTTCTTCGCTAGCCTTATAAGGGTTAGTTTTCTAGCAGCTTTTTCGCTCGGTATGCGACATTGATTGGATAGCTCACCCCCCTGGGAAGCAGTAGATTGCGGCAGCTCATTGGCTTTAGCAAGAGGGACAGCATTATGGCACGTTCAAAGACATCAGGCTCGCAGAAGAGTATGGTCCTGACAGACCATGAGAAGATTAAGAAGTGGGCTGAAGAGCGAGGGGGTACCCCCGCTCGGGTCAAAGGTACGGGAGACACCGATGACGTGGGGATGATTCGCATTGATTTTCCCGGCTACAGCGGCGAGCAGTCGCTTGAGGGCATCTCTTGGGAGCAGTGGTTTGATAAGTTCGAGGAAAGAGAGCTTGCGTTAGTGATCGAGAAGCAATCACCAGAGGGAGATAAGAGCCGGTTCAATAAACTTATCAGTCGCCATAACCCTGCGGTAAGTTGATTTTCAGGTTTGATTTTATTGGCCCCCTAGGGGCTCCCTAATATAAACACCACAACGCGCTGTTTTATAAAGGAAGCAGTATAGGATACTGTATTACAAACAGATGTGCTGCTTTCAAATGTGAGTATGGGGTTGCTGTTTGAGCCAGGACCAACCTGTTTCTTGTATCAGCGCCAGCCAAAGGGCGCGACGCTTTTCTAACTGGGCTAAATTGCATTGAAACTGCTTTTGAGTGATTACGGGCATGCCGTGATCGGCTAGGATAGAAAGATTCGGTGAAGGTGGAATTTTCTGGGGGTGCTTGAGCGCGTAAGCGCGTGCCATAACCTGTAGGCAACTCGACAGCAATTGACGAGTAGGATGAAGCAAGCCGTGTGGGAAGCATTGTTCCCCTTCTTTGAGGCCATAGGCAAGAATAGTAAGCACTTCGTCCAATGCCGCTAGGCGCAGGCTGATAACCTCGGAGGAGTTAGAAGCATTAAAATAGTTCAGCACCGGGTAAGTGACATAGTGTTGCTTCAAGGTGGCCAATTCGGGCATCAACGTAGTCAGATGCTGCTCCAAGGTGGACCAGTCTCGTCCATTCCAAGTATTGGCTAGGATGGCTTGTGGCGTGCTACCGAGGCTGAAAAGTGTCAGTGCCACCATCCTTTTGTGCGCAGCCGCTTGCACCACCGGGACTAGATAGGTAATGGTAAAAGTTATCAGGAATAGTCCGCTGAGGGAAGCGATAGCGGTCAGCACTTGCCAGAAGCTACCTTGGGGGACATAGTCGCCTGTTCCGAGGGTAAAAATAGTGAAGCCGGTAAAGTAAACGCGGGCCCCGAAATCGGCGGGCAGGCGAGTCTGGCTGTTGATAACAGCTTCAGTACTCCCCCAAAAGACGAGTAGCCAGCCAAGCCACAGAAGACAAATCCAGATAGCAATAACGGCTAATACAATTTGAATTCCAAAAAATGAGAGTAAACGATGGGGTATAGGGTGACTGCGCAGAAGGTGCCAGAGCAGTTGTGTGATGCGGTTCGTTAAGGGCCCGCCTCCTTCGCCCAGAGTGGTCCAAAAAATTTCGAAAACCAAGCATAAAAGTATCAGCAGACCTGAGATAAAACTGATCCAGTGCATAATAGCCTCTCGTGTCCAGAATGGAAGGGCGATCTGTTTGTGGCCAATCTTCGCGGCCAATCACTGCTTCGCTTGAAATTGGGCGACGAGGGGGAAGTCACTGAAGAGGAATTTCTGTTGAAGAATAAATTTGGCCGCCTCCGGGATGTGGCTGCTGCTCCTGATGGCTCTTTCTTGGTGCTTTCTGATAGTGGCCAGCTTATCCAGTTAAAAGGTGGTCTAAGGCCGTAATACCACCTTAATACATTCCTGCTGTTTGTTTCTAAAGATCTCATAGGCGTCAGGAGCCTCATCCAAGTTTAGCTGATGAGTAATCACAAAGGAGGGATCGAGGTCTCCTTGCTCGATATGCTCAAGCAATTTAGGCAGGTACCGTTGTACATGGGTTTGGCCCATCTTCAGGGTTAGTGCTTTATTAAAAGCTGCACCCATAGGCAGCTTGTCTATGACGCCACCATAGACGCCAGGGATGGAAACTGTTCCGCCTTTGCGGCAGGCCTGGATGGTTTCGCGCAGGGCAGTGGGTCGATCCGTTTGCAGACGTACAGCCTGTTTGGCCTTATCATACCAGCCAACAATGCCGAAGCCGTGAGATTCTAAACCTACCGCATCAATACAGGCATCAGGTCCGAGTCCACCCGTCATGTCTTTAAGCGCCGTTAGGACATCGTTTTCTTCATAATTAAGCACCTCCGCCTTGCCCTGGGTTCTGGCCATTTCCAGGCGCTCCGGAAAACGATCGATAGCGATGACACGGCTGGCACCGAGCAGATAGGCGCTCACAATTGCAAATTGGCCTACTGGGCCGCAGCCCCAGACTGCTATGGTATCGCCAGGACGAATGGTACAGTTTTCAGCGGCTTGATAACCGGTAGGAAAAATATCCGAAAGGAACAGAACCTGCTCATCGGTTAGGCCTTCAGGAATCTTGATGGGACCGATATCCGCAAAGGGGACGCGCACATATTCGGCCTGACCACCGGCATAGCCACCAAGCATATGGGAATAGCCAAATAGCCCGGCCGGTGAATAACCAAATAGCTTTTCAGCCATATAGGCATTAGGATTGGAGTTGTCGCACAGAGAGTATTCACTGTGGGTGCAGAAGTAGCAATTCCCGCAGGAGATGGTAAAAGGGACAACTACCCGATCCCCAGGTTTAAGATTATTAACCTTAGCTCCCACCTCGACCACCTCGCCCATACACTCATGGCCGAGAATATCACCTTTTTCCATAGTGGGAATGTAGCCGTCATACAAGTGCAGATCCGAACCGCAGATAGCCGTTAAAGTGATTTTAAGGATGGCATCTCGGGGATTTAGAATTTTTGGATCAGGCACCGTCTCAATTCGTACATCATGGGAACTGTACCAGCAAAGTGCTCTCATTAGGGTGCTCCTTAATGGCTTTAGAGGTTACCGCCCTGGGGCTGTCCTTCGGTGGTGGGTATCTCGCCGGTTTCCATCAGGCTTTTGAAACGGCGTATATCTTCTTTGATTACTTGTGAGGTGATGGGGTTGAGCAGTCGTGCCAGGGCAGTACCAATTACACTTGCAGGAGGGCGATATATAATATTTATATGCACTTCAGTACCGCGTCCACCCGGTGCATCCTGGAAGCGGATAATGCCCGCATTGTTTACATCGGCGTCCGGCAGCGATTGCCAGGCTATAAGTTCATTTTCCCGTACCTCGATAATCTCTGCATCCCATTCGAGGGTGGTGAGGCCCTTAGGCGCACGGGCTACCCAATGGGAGTATTTATCTGTGGTGGTGGTTACAGATTGAAGGTGGTGCATCACCTGGGGTAGATTTTCCAGATGATTCCAGAATTCGTAGACTTCGGCGCGTGGTTTATTAATAGTAAGTGTTTCGTGAATTTCAATGGGAGAAATCTTTTCTTCCGGTTCAGAGGTGTCGATATTTAACGACTGGTAAGCGGGGCAATGGCCGGTGAT harbors:
- the pmbA gene encoding metalloprotease PmbA; this encodes MSLPENREPATLKQMAEEVLDEAQTLGATAAEVEIGAQIGLSVSVRLGEVETVAHHNDKRLSVTLYFGHRKGSASTSDLRAVALKETVREAACIARYTAPDACAGLAEPELMAREIPDLDLCHPWALSVEEAIAVARRCEEAGRGFDNRIVTSEGADLSTREGYRVYANSHGFLGGYASTRHSLSCALVARTEAGMQRDYWYTTARDWRELESAEAVGTKAAQRTVARLNPRRLPTGIVPVLFAAEVASRLFAHFVAAIRGGALYRRSSFLLDHLGKQVFPSFLHIHEQPHLHKALGSAAFDNEGVATQARDIVIGGVLQGYVLGSYEARKLGMKTTGNAGGVHNLIIDSGQRDQPALLKQMNRGFLVTELMGMGVNLVTGDYSHGAAGFWVENGEIQFPVSEITLASNLRDMFLGIEDVGTDVEKRGNIRTGSVLIQGMMVAGK
- a CDS encoding potassium channel family protein; the encoded protein is MHWISFISGLLILLCLVFEIFWTTLGEGGGPLTNRITQLLWHLLRSHPIPHRLLSFFGIQIVLAVIAIWICLLWLGWLLVFWGSTEAVINSQTRLPADFGARVYFTGFTIFTLGTGDYVPQGSFWQVLTAIASLSGLFLITFTITYLVPVVQAAAHKRMVALTLFSLGSTPQAILANTWNGRDWSTLEQHLTTLMPELATLKQHYVTYPVLNYFNASNSSEVISLRLAALDEVLTILAYGLKEGEQCFPHGLLHPTRQLLSSCLQVMARAYALKHPQKIPPSPNLSILADHGMPVITQKQFQCNLAQLEKRRALWLALIQETGWSWLKQQPHTHI
- a CDS encoding PQQ-dependent sugar dehydrogenase; this encodes MHNSLSCPEWKGDLFVANLRGQSLLRLKLGDEGEVTEEEFLLKNKFGRLRDVAAAPDGSFLVLSDSGQLIQLKGGLRP
- a CDS encoding zinc-dependent alcohol dehydrogenase, with translation MRALCWYSSHDVRIETVPDPKILNPRDAILKITLTAICGSDLHLYDGYIPTMEKGDILGHECMGEVVEVGAKVNNLKPGDRVVVPFTISCGNCYFCTHSEYSLCDNSNPNAYMAEKLFGYSPAGLFGYSHMLGGYAGGQAEYVRVPFADIGPIKIPEGLTDEQVLFLSDIFPTGYQAAENCTIRPGDTIAVWGCGPVGQFAIVSAYLLGASRVIAIDRFPERLEMARTQGKAEVLNYEENDVLTALKDMTGGLGPDACIDAVGLESHGFGIVGWYDKAKQAVRLQTDRPTALRETIQACRKGGTVSIPGVYGGVIDKLPMGAAFNKALTLKMGQTHVQRYLPKLLEHIEQGDLDPSFVITHQLNLDEAPDAYEIFRNKQQECIKVVLRP
- a CDS encoding YgaP-like transmembrane domain; this translates as MTISSTYTPASSHAIRVPVEESSAVNVGQTERLLSTFGGGFLAYKGLQARSKGGILLTLMGGALIYRGITGHCPAYQSLNIDTSEPEEKISPIEIHETLTINKPRAEVYEFWNHLENLPQVMHHLQSVTTTTDKYSHWVARAPKGLTTLEWDAEIIEVRENELIAWQSLPDADVNNAGIIRFQDAPGGRGTEVHINIIYRPPASVIGTALARLLNPITSQVIKEDIRRFKSLMETGEIPTTEGQPQGGNL